In Risungbinella massiliensis, a single window of DNA contains:
- a CDS encoding serine/threonine-protein kinase: MELTELVEQICQEQNISTNRIEVFPSREGASFKLYTNQSTFLLKMANQQSRANTIQNESTVLQEIKDPSFVTSGTHSNYVWLLRTWLSGVTSSDYTAYVRQNPSTENQTRFVIDLTKMLDKVITLDKTGYLHGDLQPAHFLFLPNQEVHLLDLETSYKKGAIHDYKGALVHFVSPEVADAMLQKTNAPLNELTEVYAFGATAFFLYSDVVPIAYSEDHTNTNYKSIPFEEKLKQIVRGKRRSFQSVGVTPFPQLEQILNRCLILSKNERFANVSELMLELKRLVN, translated from the coding sequence ATGGAACTAACTGAACTGGTTGAGCAAATTTGCCAAGAACAAAATATATCAACTAATCGTATTGAAGTGTTCCCCTCCAGAGAAGGGGCTTCTTTTAAGCTATATACAAACCAATCTACGTTTCTATTGAAAATGGCTAATCAACAAAGCAGAGCCAATACAATACAAAACGAAAGTACTGTGTTACAGGAAATAAAAGACCCCTCTTTTGTAACAAGTGGCACTCACTCAAACTATGTTTGGCTTCTGCGTACTTGGCTATCTGGAGTAACATCTTCTGATTACACAGCCTATGTTCGCCAAAATCCATCAACAGAAAATCAAACTCGGTTTGTTATAGATCTAACCAAAATGCTAGACAAAGTAATAACTCTAGATAAAACAGGTTATCTACATGGAGATCTACAACCTGCTCATTTTTTGTTTTTGCCTAATCAAGAGGTGCATCTACTCGATTTGGAGACTTCCTACAAAAAAGGGGCGATTCATGACTACAAAGGAGCATTAGTACATTTTGTTTCACCTGAAGTAGCCGATGCCATGCTACAAAAGACAAATGCTCCATTGAACGAGCTGACAGAAGTATACGCTTTTGGTGCTACGGCATTCTTTTTATACTCTGATGTAGTACCTATTGCCTACAGTGAAGATCATACCAATACAAATTACAAATCCATTCCTTTTGAAGAGAAACTGAAACAAATTGTACGAGGGAAGAGAAGATCCTTCCAATCTGTTGGAGTAACACCTTTTCCACAATTGGAGCAGATTCTAAATAGATGTCTTATTCTTTCTAAAAACGAACGATTTGCAAACGTCTCGGAATTAATGTTGGAATTAAAGAGACTGGTAAATTAG
- a CDS encoding HAD-IA family hydrolase, translating to MKKNLYHLYQSNVPVANLKVLLFDLDGTLYPASAIENKIGPTFFGHAKKVFQLDAEQTYETIQQYRKEFHHVIFGLKKYYGIDPDTFYADVFESLDISAAEPYNGLIDILHECSKYYKLALWTNSSRGHAKRLLEKFSCLNLFSYIFSLEDFNYYKKPNREGFEMCLEKLKESPKNVLFFDDSYLNLKTAKIIGLNTVLVSNHIVEPPYFWEMHRKEKHFPQSFVDYNTHNLTEMLEFILNERKLCQHGTN from the coding sequence ATGAAAAAAAATCTTTACCATCTATACCAATCCAACGTTCCAGTAGCTAACTTAAAGGTTTTACTGTTTGATTTAGATGGAACGCTTTACCCTGCATCAGCAATTGAAAACAAAATTGGTCCAACTTTTTTTGGTCATGCTAAAAAGGTATTTCAACTTGATGCAGAACAAACTTATGAAACGATTCAACAATATCGAAAAGAATTTCACCATGTTATCTTTGGACTTAAAAAATACTATGGTATTGATCCAGATACTTTCTATGCTGATGTATTTGAATCTCTTGATATCAGTGCTGCTGAACCTTATAACGGGCTAATTGATATTCTTCATGAGTGTTCTAAGTACTACAAACTTGCACTTTGGACGAACTCATCTCGGGGACATGCCAAAAGACTGTTAGAAAAATTTTCATGCCTTAACCTTTTTTCATATATTTTCTCCTTAGAAGATTTCAATTATTATAAAAAGCCTAACAGAGAAGGCTTTGAGATGTGTTTGGAGAAGCTAAAAGAATCCCCAAAGAACGTTTTGTTTTTTGACGATTCTTATTTAAACCTAAAAACTGCTAAAATCATTGGTTTAAATACCGTTTTAGTATCAAATCATATAGTAGAGCCACCGTATTTTTGGGAAATGCATCGCAAAGAGAAACATTTTCCTCAATCATTCGTTGACTACAATACCCACAACCTAACAGAAATGCTTGAATTTATTTTAAACGAGAGGAAGCTATGCCAACATGGAACTAACTGA
- a CDS encoding PolC-type DNA polymerase III, which translates to MSQKGTGLERLFEEAKLPGEWLSSHFAKAWIKKVTIHPRQRAWQILLGLAEPMDPDIWMEFMERVKQHFAPDIRVGLRKQIDQVEHTVVLNKYKHWIQKRIQENVSPAAAGWFGKADWEIQDQKILVTLRNSQVQEMAFQREIDREISRYYAELTGEKLPVVLKARTGEEDRSQFEETKEKQQKEIISKAIAERELAEKRLAEKVAAGGSEEEMVLEKKLGYQIQDEPVPISTIQEEERRVTVQGKVFKTELKELKSGRQLLTFNITDFQDSISCKLFARDKEQAAVFRMISDGDTLKVRGSVQFDTFARDLVLMVNDLVEVYVPERQDLAEEKRVELHLHSSMSAMDGVNNVTQLVKRAAKWGHPAIAITDHGSAQAYPDAYDAAKKNGIKLLFGMEANIVDDGVPIVLNAEKRDLQSDTYVVFDVETTGLSAYHDVIIELAAVKMRDGEIIDKFSEFANPHRKLSQTIIELTHITDDMLVDAPEVDDVITRFLEFIEGSVLVAHNARFDMGFLQQAAKRIGKPPVINPVLDTLELARFLYPTMKNHRLNTLSKKLEVHLEQHHRAIYDAEATGYVLYKMLEETIKVRKITQLHQLNEHMGERDMSRMRPFHAILLVKNLAGLRNLYKLISISHTEYFFRVPRIPRSKLVELREGLIVGSACERGELFETALNKSPEETEEVAKFYDYLEIQPVDINQHLVEKGFVESPERLRETNRLLVEIGERLGKPVVATANVHYLDEEDAIYRDVLVQSVTGFRGDGKLPKTHFRTTDEMLSEFAYLGREKAHEVVVANPKKIADDIEELQPFPRRDEPFTPVIEGADQEFEEMCYKKAHEWYGNPLPEVVQARLDKELTSIIKHKFAVVYLISQRLVTKSLSDGYLVGSRGSVGSSFAATMSDITEVNPLPPHWRCETCRHSEFILDGSYESGFDLPDKECPNCATKMIKDGHDIPFETFLGFEGDKVPDIDLNFGSDYQPRAHAYTEELFGKEYIYRAGTIAKVQEKTAYGYVKKYAEKHNLQLRQAEIDRLVHGCTGVKRTTGQHPGGLMVVPQYMDVYDFTPVQFPADDVKSETKTTHFDYNAIGGMILKLDILGHQDPTTIRRLQDITGIKPQDVPIDDPETMKIFSGTESLGITPEQINGIKMGTLGIPEFGTSFVRQMLEDTKPTTFSELVRISGLSHGTDVWLGNAQELIRNGTATLSETICTRDDIMLYLILKGVPAKASFKIMEKVRKGKGLTEEEAELMREYDVPEWYINSCRKIAYMFPRAHAAAYVMMAVRIAWFKVHHPIAYYSTYFYRLLADFDCNVVVKGPEYCKKLIKEIQEKGNTATPKEKGLLTVLESVLEFYARGFRFQQIDLYRSHAKEFVIDGDSLILPFATIPGVGENAAIQMMKGRQDGEYLSIDEFQSRTKASSTVIEVLKELGCLEGLPQSNQLALF; encoded by the coding sequence TTGTCTCAGAAGGGTACAGGCTTAGAACGGTTATTTGAGGAGGCGAAGCTACCAGGGGAGTGGCTATCGTCTCATTTTGCGAAAGCATGGATCAAAAAAGTGACAATCCATCCTCGGCAGAGAGCTTGGCAAATCTTGCTCGGTCTAGCAGAACCAATGGATCCGGATATTTGGATGGAGTTTATGGAGCGAGTAAAACAACACTTTGCTCCAGATATTCGGGTAGGTCTTCGCAAGCAGATTGATCAAGTGGAGCACACGGTGGTATTAAACAAATATAAGCATTGGATTCAAAAACGGATCCAAGAGAACGTCTCACCTGCCGCCGCAGGTTGGTTTGGAAAAGCAGACTGGGAGATCCAAGACCAAAAGATTTTAGTGACACTGCGGAATTCGCAAGTACAAGAGATGGCGTTTCAACGGGAGATAGATCGCGAAATTTCCCGATATTATGCGGAATTGACAGGAGAAAAGCTACCAGTCGTGTTAAAAGCGCGTACAGGAGAAGAAGATCGTAGCCAATTTGAAGAGACAAAGGAAAAACAGCAAAAAGAGATTATTTCCAAAGCAATCGCTGAGCGGGAACTGGCAGAGAAGCGTTTGGCAGAAAAGGTAGCTGCTGGTGGTAGCGAAGAAGAGATGGTGCTAGAGAAGAAACTTGGGTACCAGATCCAAGATGAGCCTGTCCCCATTTCCACGATTCAAGAAGAAGAACGTCGTGTGACGGTACAAGGAAAAGTATTCAAAACGGAGCTAAAAGAACTAAAGAGCGGACGACAGCTCCTTACATTTAACATAACGGACTTCCAAGATTCCATCTCCTGTAAACTGTTTGCCAGAGATAAGGAACAAGCAGCTGTCTTTCGTATGATTTCAGATGGAGATACCTTAAAAGTTCGAGGTTCCGTCCAATTTGACACCTTTGCCCGGGATTTGGTCCTGATGGTGAATGATCTAGTGGAAGTCTACGTTCCAGAAAGACAAGATCTAGCAGAGGAAAAACGGGTTGAATTGCACCTTCATTCGTCTATGTCGGCGATGGATGGAGTAAATAACGTGACCCAATTGGTCAAGCGTGCGGCAAAATGGGGACACCCAGCGATTGCGATCACGGACCATGGGAGTGCACAGGCGTATCCAGATGCCTATGATGCAGCCAAGAAAAATGGGATTAAGTTACTGTTTGGGATGGAGGCAAATATCGTCGATGATGGCGTGCCAATCGTTCTGAATGCGGAAAAACGAGATCTTCAGTCGGATACATATGTCGTATTTGACGTGGAGACTACAGGTCTATCTGCCTATCATGATGTCATCATCGAGTTGGCAGCTGTCAAAATGCGTGATGGTGAGATCATCGACAAGTTCTCGGAGTTTGCCAATCCTCATCGCAAGTTATCTCAGACAATCATCGAATTGACTCATATCACCGATGATATGTTAGTCGATGCCCCAGAAGTGGATGATGTGATCACTCGCTTTTTAGAGTTTATCGAAGGCTCTGTACTGGTTGCTCACAATGCTCGCTTTGATATGGGCTTTTTGCAACAGGCTGCCAAACGGATCGGCAAACCGCCAGTGATCAACCCTGTTTTGGATACCTTAGAATTGGCGAGATTCCTGTATCCGACGATGAAAAACCACCGTCTCAACACGTTATCCAAGAAATTAGAAGTCCATCTGGAACAACATCACCGTGCGATCTATGATGCGGAAGCGACAGGCTATGTCCTATACAAGATGCTAGAAGAGACGATCAAAGTACGGAAGATCACCCAATTACATCAATTGAATGAGCATATGGGTGAGCGTGATATGTCTCGAATGCGTCCATTTCATGCAATCCTGCTCGTGAAAAATTTAGCTGGTCTACGTAACCTCTATAAATTAATCTCCATCTCGCACACAGAGTATTTCTTTCGAGTGCCTCGAATCCCACGTAGCAAGCTGGTTGAGTTACGAGAGGGCTTGATCGTCGGTTCTGCATGTGAACGAGGCGAACTATTTGAAACGGCACTTAATAAGTCGCCTGAGGAAACAGAAGAGGTAGCGAAATTTTATGATTATCTGGAGATTCAACCAGTCGATATCAACCAGCACTTAGTAGAAAAAGGTTTTGTGGAGAGTCCAGAACGACTACGGGAAACAAACCGGCTTTTGGTAGAGATTGGCGAACGATTAGGTAAACCAGTTGTAGCGACTGCCAATGTGCACTATCTCGATGAAGAGGATGCCATCTATCGGGATGTTCTGGTACAGAGTGTGACTGGTTTCCGCGGAGATGGGAAATTACCAAAAACCCACTTCCGAACCACCGATGAGATGCTCTCTGAATTTGCTTATTTAGGTCGAGAAAAAGCGCATGAAGTGGTGGTCGCCAATCCGAAAAAGATCGCCGACGACATTGAAGAGCTTCAACCATTTCCAAGAAGAGATGAACCGTTTACCCCAGTCATTGAGGGGGCGGATCAAGAGTTTGAGGAGATGTGCTATAAAAAGGCGCATGAGTGGTATGGCAATCCGCTACCAGAAGTGGTACAAGCACGATTAGATAAAGAGTTAACTAGTATCATCAAACATAAATTTGCGGTAGTCTATTTAATCTCACAACGCTTGGTTACGAAGTCTCTATCAGATGGATATCTAGTAGGTTCACGGGGATCTGTTGGTTCCTCTTTTGCTGCTACCATGAGTGATATTACGGAGGTCAACCCACTCCCACCACATTGGCGTTGCGAAACTTGCCGTCATAGTGAGTTCATTTTAGATGGTTCCTATGAATCTGGCTTTGACTTACCGGACAAAGAGTGCCCTAACTGTGCGACCAAGATGATCAAAGACGGACACGATATTCCGTTTGAGACCTTCCTTGGTTTTGAGGGAGATAAAGTTCCCGATATCGATCTCAACTTCGGCTCTGATTACCAACCAAGAGCACATGCTTACACAGAGGAACTGTTCGGGAAAGAATATATCTACCGAGCCGGAACCATCGCAAAAGTGCAAGAGAAGACAGCATACGGATATGTGAAAAAATATGCTGAAAAACACAACCTTCAGTTACGTCAAGCAGAGATCGATCGATTGGTTCATGGATGTACCGGAGTCAAACGGACAACCGGTCAGCATCCAGGTGGTCTGATGGTAGTACCACAATATATGGATGTCTATGACTTTACCCCTGTACAGTTTCCAGCAGATGATGTGAAATCGGAGACCAAAACCACTCACTTTGATTACAACGCCATCGGTGGGATGATCTTGAAACTAGATATTCTAGGTCACCAAGACCCGACCACCATCCGCAGATTGCAAGATATCACGGGAATCAAGCCACAAGATGTACCGATCGACGATCCAGAGACGATGAAGATTTTCTCTGGCACCGAGTCACTTGGCATTACACCGGAGCAAATCAACGGGATTAAGATGGGTACATTGGGGATCCCAGAGTTTGGTACCTCGTTTGTACGTCAGATGCTCGAAGATACCAAGCCAACTACCTTCTCAGAACTGGTGCGGATCTCCGGACTTTCTCACGGTACCGATGTATGGCTGGGAAATGCGCAAGAACTGATTCGAAATGGCACAGCTACCCTATCCGAAACGATCTGTACCCGTGATGACATCATGCTCTACTTGATCTTAAAAGGCGTCCCTGCCAAAGCATCTTTCAAGATCATGGAGAAAGTGCGGAAAGGAAAAGGTCTCACAGAGGAAGAAGCGGAGCTGATGCGGGAATACGATGTGCCAGAGTGGTATATTAACTCCTGTCGCAAGATCGCCTACATGTTCCCACGTGCCCATGCTGCCGCATATGTCATGATGGCAGTACGGATCGCTTGGTTTAAAGTTCATCATCCGATTGCTTATTACTCTACCTACTTCTATCGTCTTCTAGCAGACTTTGATTGTAATGTCGTAGTAAAAGGTCCTGAGTATTGTAAGAAACTGATCAAGGAGATTCAGGAAAAAGGAAACACAGCTACTCCAAAAGAGAAGGGACTCCTCACCGTACTAGAATCCGTCTTGGAATTTTACGCCCGAGGTTTCCGCTTCCAGCAGATCGATCTCTACCGCTCTCATGCGAAAGAATTTGTAATCGATGGAGATAGCTTGATCCTCCCATTTGCTACGATTCCAGGAGTAGGAGAGAACGCCGCCATCCAGATGATGAAAGGTCGCCAAGATGGAGAGTATCTGTCTATTGACGAGTTCCAGTCGCGGACGAAAGCTTCTTCCACCGTGATAGAAGTATTAAAAGAACTAGGTTGTCTCGAAGGACTGCCACAAAGTAATCAATTGGCATTGTTTTAG
- a CDS encoding metal-dependent hydrolase — protein MKITFLGHSAFSIETASGHKMLIDPFLTGNPVANLSADQVEADYIFLTHGHDDHVGDTVEIAKRNDAMVVAPFELATWLSWKGVRTHPLATGGGANFDFGRVELTLAHHGSGFIEEEKQQITYLGPAAGLLLQIEGKSLYHAGDTSLFSDMKLINGDLPIDLAMLPIGDNFTMGPDAAQTAAQWVGARAVIPMHYNTFPPIQQDPYDFATKLQAKNIQVYVLEPGSGLSL, from the coding sequence ATGAAGATAACATTTCTCGGGCACTCTGCCTTTTCCATTGAAACTGCTAGTGGTCACAAGATGTTGATTGATCCTTTTTTGACTGGTAACCCAGTTGCCAATCTTTCTGCGGATCAAGTGGAAGCTGATTACATTTTCCTTACCCATGGACATGATGATCACGTAGGGGATACTGTGGAGATTGCCAAACGTAATGATGCGATGGTCGTTGCTCCGTTTGAGTTGGCTACTTGGCTCAGTTGGAAAGGGGTTCGCACACATCCTCTCGCAACAGGTGGAGGTGCTAACTTTGATTTCGGTCGTGTAGAGTTGACACTTGCTCATCATGGAAGTGGTTTTATTGAGGAAGAGAAACAACAAATTACTTATCTGGGGCCAGCAGCAGGATTGTTACTTCAGATAGAAGGAAAATCTCTCTATCATGCAGGAGATACGTCCCTTTTTTCTGATATGAAGTTAATCAATGGGGATCTTCCCATTGATCTTGCAATGCTCCCAATTGGTGATAACTTTACGATGGGACCAGATGCGGCACAGACCGCAGCACAGTGGGTAGGAGCACGAGCAGTAATACCTATGCATTACAACACTTTCCCACCAATTCAACAAGATCCATATGATTTTGCAACAAAACTACAAGCGAAAAATATCCAAGTGTATGTATTAGAACCAGGTAGTGGACTTTCTTTGTAG
- a CDS encoding tetratricopeptide repeat protein codes for MAKYHYITPTMGDRLKQARIELGLSIEKLSDDMLSTGTISNLERGNRNVSQEKLRYLCTKVNLIYEELISLEEEPQKLTSELIDLELLMIEQELDTRSDEAWKRLQALDGTHPKVSYLKGKYFSKRRLWNNAESYFRNAIEYSKSSNISSKDNILALSYYELSRNAYYESKLAKALLFIEEGIRAFQEDGEKQFVYYYLLTSQVIYLKKMNRTMEAFKRLEDLKPLKNKVETTTILLSLIDLEAGLLNDLGYYREAIKEATYGLELARLDRRHERSVELYSTLGTSWMHLEQWNLAESCFTEAIKAEDARDDLLVVPYKKLGEMFQRQGNLEAALKYLEKAKNLALSANDHGSYCEVCVLIGTLYEMKNDVDASLVAFNEAIDISTKLNLNDLQFKATKNYLNVAKTHKRSPNEIIETLSKSLLEYNQKEDTDMYQNFETDPPEA; via the coding sequence ATGGCTAAATATCATTACATCACACCAACAATGGGTGATCGTTTAAAGCAGGCTAGAATTGAATTAGGGTTATCTATAGAAAAACTTTCTGATGATATGCTATCAACTGGTACAATCAGTAATTTAGAACGTGGTAACCGAAATGTTAGTCAAGAGAAACTCAGGTATTTATGTACTAAGGTGAATTTAATTTATGAAGAGTTAATTTCATTAGAAGAAGAACCACAAAAATTGACATCTGAATTAATAGATTTAGAACTCCTAATGATTGAGCAGGAGTTAGATACGCGGTCAGATGAGGCATGGAAAAGACTGCAAGCCCTAGATGGAACGCACCCTAAAGTTAGTTATTTAAAAGGTAAGTACTTCTCAAAGCGTAGATTATGGAACAATGCCGAGAGTTACTTTCGCAATGCAATTGAGTATTCAAAATCCAGTAATATATCTTCAAAAGATAATATTTTAGCATTGTCTTACTATGAACTTAGTAGAAATGCTTATTATGAAAGTAAACTAGCCAAAGCGCTGTTATTTATCGAAGAGGGAATAAGAGCTTTTCAAGAAGATGGAGAGAAGCAGTTCGTCTACTACTATCTTCTAACCTCTCAAGTCATTTATCTGAAAAAGATGAATAGAACTATGGAAGCTTTTAAGCGCTTGGAAGATCTAAAACCTCTTAAAAATAAGGTAGAGACAACAACTATCTTGTTAAGTTTAATAGATTTAGAAGCTGGATTGTTAAATGATTTGGGATACTATCGTGAAGCAATCAAAGAAGCCACTTATGGTCTAGAATTAGCTAGATTAGATCGCAGACATGAAAGATCTGTGGAGCTATACTCTACACTAGGAACAAGTTGGATGCATCTAGAACAATGGAATCTAGCAGAATCGTGTTTTACTGAAGCTATAAAAGCAGAAGATGCAAGAGATGATTTGCTTGTTGTTCCATATAAAAAACTAGGAGAGATGTTTCAACGACAGGGAAATTTGGAAGCTGCGTTAAAGTACCTAGAAAAGGCTAAAAACCTAGCATTATCGGCAAATGATCATGGTTCTTACTGTGAGGTTTGTGTATTAATAGGAACATTGTATGAGATGAAGAATGATGTTGATGCTTCACTAGTTGCTTTTAATGAAGCAATTGATATTTCGACAAAGCTCAACTTAAATGATCTTCAATTTAAAGCAACAAAGAATTATTTGAATGTTGCTAAGACACATAAGAGGAGTCCGAATGAAATAATTGAAACACTTTCAAAAAGTTTGTTAGAATACAATCAAAAGGAGGATACAGATATGTACCAAAATTTTGAAACTGATCCACCAGAAGCTTAA
- a CDS encoding IS3 family transposase, producing the protein MEGKNHVPGGYGKNLANQHSCIHYHNFERIQGKIGYLSPVEYRNK; encoded by the coding sequence ATGGAAGGAAAAAATCATGTTCCGGGCGGTTACGGTAAAAATTTAGCTAATCAACACTCCTGCATCCATTACCATAACTTTGAACGTATTCAGGGGAAAATTGGTTACTTATCTCCTGTAGAATACAGAAATAAGTAG
- a CDS encoding DRTGG domain-containing protein: MATKHEQLLQYIKELEVGEKISVRKMARTLGVSEGTAYRAIKEAELEGFVSTIERIGTVRIEKTNKAKVERLTYAEVVNIVEGTVLSGKEGLHKALQRFVIGAMALEALKKYLGPDRLMIVGNREEVHRHALLEGTAVLVTGGFEVSDEIKELSDRLELPVISSRYDSFTVATMINRAIFDRLIKKEILMVEDVIDDQKEPVFLRIEETVGDYEELVRSTRHSRYPVLDAQERVVGMLTSKDVMGAGPTERISRLMSKQPISVTKKTSIATAAHEMVWQGIELLPVVDDSKKLIGVVSRQDVIEALQSMQKQPQVGETIQELSIRGFEMEQDKFGNPVYAGKVTPQMTDNRGVLSIGVMTSLLTETALLSLRDRGREDLTVQNIMLYPLKPVQIDSEIQIYCRLLELGRTMTKMDLEIRKEGQVVVKGLLTAQVMER; encoded by the coding sequence ATGGCGACGAAACACGAGCAGTTGCTTCAATATATCAAGGAGTTAGAAGTAGGAGAGAAAATTTCTGTTCGCAAGATGGCGAGGACACTTGGTGTGAGTGAAGGAACTGCCTATCGTGCCATCAAAGAGGCAGAGTTAGAAGGATTTGTCAGTACGATCGAACGAATCGGAACGGTACGGATCGAAAAAACCAATAAAGCAAAAGTAGAACGACTTACCTATGCAGAAGTAGTAAATATTGTAGAAGGCACTGTCTTATCTGGAAAGGAAGGTTTACATAAAGCGTTGCAAAGGTTTGTGATTGGGGCGATGGCACTGGAGGCACTCAAGAAATACTTAGGTCCAGATCGTCTCATGATCGTGGGGAACCGGGAAGAAGTTCATCGTCACGCTTTGTTAGAAGGAACGGCAGTGTTGGTTACAGGTGGATTTGAGGTTTCGGATGAGATCAAGGAACTTTCTGACCGCTTGGAGCTCCCTGTTATTTCAAGTCGCTATGACTCTTTTACCGTTGCTACGATGATCAACCGTGCGATCTTTGATCGTCTCATCAAAAAAGAGATCCTCATGGTCGAAGACGTAATCGATGATCAAAAGGAACCTGTATTTCTACGGATAGAGGAGACTGTGGGGGATTATGAAGAACTGGTACGTTCCACTAGACATTCTCGCTATCCGGTATTAGATGCCCAAGAACGAGTGGTAGGAATGTTGACCAGTAAAGATGTGATGGGTGCAGGACCAACAGAGCGAATAAGTAGGTTGATGTCCAAACAACCGATTAGTGTAACGAAAAAGACATCGATTGCTACCGCAGCTCATGAAATGGTTTGGCAAGGGATTGAACTTTTGCCCGTTGTGGATGATTCCAAAAAATTGATTGGAGTTGTAAGTCGTCAAGATGTAATCGAAGCGTTACAGAGCATGCAAAAGCAACCACAAGTAGGAGAGACCATTCAAGAGCTATCTATTCGTGGATTTGAGATGGAACAAGATAAGTTTGGCAATCCAGTCTATGCTGGGAAAGTGACTCCACAGATGACCGATAATCGAGGCGTTCTCAGTATCGGGGTGATGACTAGTCTCCTAACGGAAACCGCATTGCTTAGTCTACGAGATCGTGGAAGAGAAGACTTAACCGTTCAAAATATCATGCTATACCCGCTTAAGCCAGTCCAGATTGATAGTGAGATACAAATTTATTGTCGCTTGCTTGAACTGGGTCGAACTATGACCAAAATGGATCTAGAGATTCGCAAAGAAGGACAAGTGGTGGTCAAAGGATTGCTCACAGCGCAAGTGATGGAGCGTTAA
- a CDS encoding YheC/YheD family endospore coat-associated protein has product MGIAKIQIKILPDHVFPRDVNVLMSRPLVQMLGLVNAPFWITFGSAAETGYFAVTSDRSMVLRVRAQLATRLHLPNTLNLHAQYDINSRHLQLGPMLGIMIDPTPLHDQPTFGNTGKFLEECCQAGMQQGIYLIIFPPEKVSLEKQTIQGWTYMKGKWQRNTVPFPNAIYNRILSRKQEQITSVQTILQRLMRNHRIPIFNEKFLNKQEVYDVLSTDEIMKSMLPETHHFQTSKLKEMVQKYSTLFLKPTNGSLGGGIIRVTRSAPTWIVQSTTNTGILTRKFSKFVELKRALVGRIGKQKYLIQQGLSLILFQKRPVDFRVLVQKNRQGQWSITSSVGRIANDQQIVSNLARGGTIRKANELLSELEIPSKPSIQQIRNAALLIAETFEKKAAGHFAELGIDLGVDHNGKIWLIEINSKPSKSDDSIVANPNMITRPSVKKLLDYTLYLSGVSQTRVPKKKVSKRRLRR; this is encoded by the coding sequence ATGGGGATTGCAAAGATACAAATAAAAATTCTACCGGATCACGTTTTTCCCCGAGATGTAAATGTACTCATGAGCCGTCCGCTGGTTCAGATGTTAGGTCTAGTAAATGCCCCATTCTGGATCACATTTGGATCTGCTGCCGAAACTGGTTATTTTGCTGTAACTTCAGATCGATCCATGGTTTTGCGTGTTCGGGCTCAGTTGGCTACTCGCTTACATCTCCCTAATACCTTAAATTTACATGCTCAATATGACATAAATAGCCGACATCTTCAACTTGGCCCCATGTTGGGAATTATGATCGACCCTACTCCCCTTCACGACCAACCTACCTTTGGAAACACGGGGAAATTTCTAGAAGAGTGTTGCCAGGCTGGAATGCAACAAGGTATTTATCTGATCATTTTCCCACCTGAAAAAGTCTCTCTGGAGAAACAAACCATTCAAGGATGGACTTATATGAAAGGGAAGTGGCAACGAAACACCGTACCTTTTCCTAATGCTATCTATAATCGAATTCTGTCACGCAAACAAGAGCAGATAACTTCCGTTCAAACCATACTCCAGCGTCTCATGAGGAACCATCGCATCCCAATTTTTAATGAGAAATTCCTTAATAAGCAAGAAGTTTATGATGTTTTATCTACCGATGAGATAATGAAAAGCATGTTACCAGAAACTCACCACTTCCAAACATCCAAACTAAAAGAGATGGTTCAAAAATACAGTACTCTCTTCCTAAAACCGACAAACGGATCGCTCGGAGGTGGAATTATCCGAGTTACGCGATCAGCACCTACTTGGATCGTTCAATCAACTACGAATACTGGTATCCTAACTCGTAAATTCTCGAAATTTGTAGAGCTAAAGCGAGCCTTGGTCGGTCGGATTGGAAAACAGAAATATCTTATTCAGCAAGGACTATCTCTTATACTGTTTCAAAAGCGACCTGTCGATTTTCGAGTATTAGTTCAGAAAAATCGACAAGGGCAGTGGTCCATTACCTCTTCAGTAGGTCGGATTGCCAATGATCAACAAATAGTATCCAATCTGGCACGTGGTGGGACAATTCGGAAAGCCAATGAACTACTAAGTGAATTAGAGATTCCATCCAAACCTTCTATACAACAAATTCGCAACGCAGCCCTTCTGATAGCCGAAACTTTTGAAAAGAAAGCAGCAGGGCATTTTGCTGAGTTGGGCATTGATCTAGGAGTAGATCATAATGGCAAGATCTGGCTTATTGAGATCAACTCTAAGCCCTCCAAGTCAGATGATTCGATCGTTGCCAATCCCAATATGATCACACGTCCATCGGTAAAGAAACTATTGGATTATACCTTATATTTATCGGGCGTTTCCCAAACCCGAGTCCCAAAAAAGAAAGTTTCGAAGAGGAGGCTACGACGGTGA